The window TTCTAAAACTCTTCCTTACGGAGTAAACATGGCCATGATTTTACTGTCAAAATGGCTTGCACCTTCgtaaaaaaagctaaatttggACGGAGAGAACGGTTTTAAAGATAAGTGCTGTCAAATATGAAGGTACCAAATAGTAATGGCCTCTTGTACATTCCCAATGCTTGCAGAGTTAGCTGTGGAAATCCTGAACTCTTCAAACCCTTCACACAGGTGGACTCCAGCCAAAGGCAATATgggcaaacacaaaaacaatacaaCCGTTTTACTAAAAcgaaatagaaaaataatttagAGCCAAAAAATCTGGATGGCATTTCATGGTCAACAAATACTTTACGTGATGGTCTAAGCTTTGCTtattttacaacaacaaaaaaacataaaccctaaaaaaaaaagattgcagtAATGCAACAGTGGTGGCTGATTGAGTACATATGAGCACACATGTATCTCAGTTTAAACAGAGTACATCTCTGCAAATGTGAGTGTATTAGTTTTTGAGACCCTGAATGCATCTCCACACGGTTACGCATGTCCATCATCAGATTGTGTTCCCCTCTGGTCAGCGTTACATTGTCCCAAGAGGTTCTCCAAAATGAATCTTCTGGCCTGCTTTCAAATTAAAGGTAAAATCTCTTGGAGCTTCGAATAACAGTACAATAGTGGAGCCCAAGTTGAACTCGCCCAGGTGCTCTCCTTTTCTCATGCTCACGCCTTCCTGGCTGTTGTTTGAAGCGTATTTGAAGTCGTTGAATGACCCTTTGTTGTATCGTGGGTTGTTGGTGCGGAGCTCCTAAAGAGAGAAAATCAGTTGTTAATTGTCCATGCATGCAATAAAACCATATTCTTTGCCTTTTAAAACTCTAATTATCCTCCAAATCTGGTACTTATAACAGATGGGGAACCtctctatttattttaatatgaataaaatccATTAGATTTAGGCAAAatgtggcatttaaaaaaataagcacaGTTTCAGACTCCGTGAGGTCACATCCTGCCACTTATAAAGCCAGGATACAACAAACAGGTGGCACTACTGTCAAACTCTCATCTCACACATTAACCCAGAGTGTTACACAAGCCCACAACGGTCTAGTGGTCTGATTGCGGTCAGTAGGAATGAGGCCAAATCCACTCTTCATGATGCAGCTCACTATTCTGCTAATGCTGAAAAACCACAAAtgttttttacaagaaaatacatcaTGCGCCAACAAGATCAATTCTGTGGCATTTCAGAAATTAAACCCAATATACTTTAACTAAAAGAACTGGTGTGATGTCATTTCAAACGAAGGCCAAAATCGTGTCAAAACAAAGTTCCTGGAGGGAGTTATAACCAGACTCTGCAGAAAGGTTTGCCCTGGCTGGTAAACACCTCTGCACTACCATTGGTCTGTTGTGATTATGTAATAGTTACATCACTGACTCAGCTTGCCCGtctgttgctgttgttgtagtTCTGTCTCTTTTTTGACAACGGACTGGGACATTCTTGCTACCTTTTGGACCAactttttattgcaaaaaaattcAAGCCGCATGTGTGATTTAAGCATGCAGGGTATGCAAAGTTCAGGATGTTCAGGACAGGACAAATCAGGGTGTGTGCACACAATACACACTATGCTGATTACTAGATTTACGTTATGCACACTGTGCACATACCCTAGCATTTGcataaaacctttttatttttaagatttactTTTGGTGTTTTTGCCTTCATTATGATAGGACATGAGAAATGGAAAAGAGGGAAGGAAATGGGAAAGATCCGTGAGCTGGGACTCAAACTTGAGACACCCGAAGTATAACGGTCCCATATGTTGGCATGCTGTCCATGAGGCCTCATAGGCGCCAATAAAATAGACATTTTGAAGGATGTTCATGCTGAAGTTTTTTTTCATACACTGCTGTGACCAGAGGTTGGcaaaaaaaagtagtaaataaaaaaattataataataattaatatgccATCTAAACTGACTGAGATCTATGGTTGACTATCAGTGAGATTGACAGTTGAGCTTTAATCTGTTTAGTTGTGGATTGGAAAGGGTAACATTTAGAGGAAGAAACAAGTCTCAAATAACTAAGATATATAACATTGCCTCGTACATGACGGGACTATAATCGCACTTGCTTATTGCCAACGTTTTTCGGCACGCATTTTGTGTTCATACCCAAGCGACTTTCACTGGCGATTAGGGCTGGGTATCAATTCTCGATTCTAGATTCGATTTTCAATACTCGATACTAACAGAACTCAGCTCTAATTTTCAAATTCATGCAATTATGTTAAATACAATAGAATTTTGATGCAAGATTGAAAAAGTATGCTGAAAAAAGTCCGAAAAGTCGCATTCCTTGATCAAACAGGAAGTTTTCATTtttaagatataataataataaataaaaaaaaaacgaaaaaaaaaaaaaaaaaacgattcttGGCCTTTGAGAATtgattttgaatcgaccacattttaaaCTATTAAACGAAAAATCAATTCACCCAGCCCTACTGACAATGAGCTGAGTGAACGTGCAAATGCACTCCCTGACATTAGATAGTACTTAATGAAAAATGGAAATACCCCGGTGAACATAGAATCCTATTTGATCTGCAATTCCTCTCCATAACAACCCCCTCTTTCCGAGATTTCTGTAGTCACCGTTGCGTTTGTCATGAAGCCCTTTGTGTTCAGACACCAATGAGACCAGCTGTTCTACATTCATCTTGCCTCTATGCATCATCTTAGTATACTTTCTCTTCATCGTTAGGTATCGATGCAAGTGTGCTCGGCTTGTGTTTGAGAGCCACTTTTACTGTAACTTTGACAGCTCCATGCACATGAACAAAAGCGCCAATCTCATTGGTTGGCCAGTTTTTAACGCGGCGTGTCAAACCAAAAAAAACGAGCCCGaagtgtatgaaaaaaaaatttaatatgtttttacatGTTGGTGTGCACACTCACATTGGCGCCCTTTGTTTAGTCATGAGGTGTTAAACGTCGGCCATAATTGCGCGCAATATTCGTCCCGGTGTGAACAAgccatttaagaaaaaaatttacATACTGAAAGTGTGCTATATTATGGCtcagtgttatttttatatagtatTAGTTGTACactattataatattcattaatattttgaattagctttttttgtGTCTAATTGTAAGTTTGAGTATCTAATATTGTCATTTAATTGTGAGGTGTTATGGCGAGATTAAAGTGTAGTCTGTTGCTGATTCTTTATGGTACTACTTGTCCCTGGCAGCTCTTCAGGCCCAACAGAtgactgctttaaaaatagctgCAGCACAAAAATGGCTCAACAAACAGCTGGATGCCATGAACTAGATGTTGCACAACTACAATACTTCTAAACGAACAGCAATGAACCTTTGGATGAGGAGAATCACTCTTTCAGTCAAAGCATTCAGGACACACTGAAATGCATCATTTTGCCTTCAGGATATGTGCAAGTGGTTTTGCCGCGATCTGTATTGGAGGTTTTCCTAGATCATAACCTACAGTAGATGGGGACAGTTATTTACATCGCacaaagagcagagactgaatatGCAGATTTCAATATGAAATTCAGCCTGTCTCACACAAAGGCCACTAATTATCAACATGATTCAAAAGgctttttattttaactgtaaaaacagACCTCTTCAGGTTGTTGTTAAGCGTGTATTTGCTTTATATTCATAactagaatatatatatgtaaaaaacttttttatagtttagtttagtatagaaatatttcaagatgaacacttactggactggTCTGGAGCAACTTAGATTTACTCGCCTCGTTTTAAtttgaaaaatcatgttaaaatgcatCAAATATGATGCATCATTTAATTGTGAAAActgtaaaattttattaaaagataaaaaaaaaaaaaaaaaaaacgcctgaCGTATCAAATACGATACACTAGGGCTGTGTATAATCAGCAAAGTCATGATATGATATCACTATAAATATGACACGATACGATACACATCACAATACAAAGGCCATGATACGATACGCATCATAATACAGGACTGCACTGAATTTTACCTCAGTAGAATTGAGTAAAACAGCCGTTTACTGAAACTGCATACTTTAGGGCCAGTGCTAACTATAAGCAGTTGACCTCACAATATGAAGGGCCTCCATAACTGTACCAGTACAATATAGGTAATGGCAtatgtttaatgtttacattGGGCACGTacaacattctgattggttgcattttgtttttaagcccataaataataatgtacttgttctaataaatgtatatttgtaatgtactcatattaatatatatatatatatataatatatatatatatatatatatatatatatatatatatatatatatatatatatatatatatattaatcatatcaaTATTGATGGTAGGTTATCATTGCATAAATTAATGCACTCTCTATGTTTTACAAatagaataaaaagaaaagttcTAAACTAATGTGCTGTCTTCTGTATCTTACGCACACTCACGCTCAGTCACTCACTCAGATCACGCATTGCGCGCGCAATCAGAAATTCAGGAACAAACTTTTTAGCACTGACccacatatttttataaattataaatagtttAATCGCTCAAGAGCTACATTATCTTTCTCACCATGGAGCTGGTAACATCATTTCTAAAGGAATTAAAGCCACAGCTTCACCAGTTACAGAGAAATGCGACAAAACTGAGATAATTCTTATGCGCacagcccctctctctctctcgtgtaaataaactagggctgtagctatcgaatattttagtaatcgagtattctaccaaaagttccatcgattaatcgagtaatcggataaaatgtgtttttgcttaattaaagtgcaatattaattatgcaagagaaaataagactcctgggtctcttaaaattaacaactaagtttccttttttatacatttttatttttattttttaaatgcatagaatgcaatgatacatcaaaaataaacatttaattagtacccattgtttctctgactgtacttgtactgtgaacaatgacaataaagttgacagatgaattaagtgcatttaagtgccattcagttggggttttaaataaagcattttctgatatgcacattaaacattaaacacataaaacatgcatttaatttatcttttaattattgaaaattaagcaaactttttggTACTAACCCACAATAACTAAACTAAACCTAAACTAAgactagttttactcaaatcaaacggttaaatgctcatgaagtgactgtcagtgcagttctggagatgttgttcatgtgttcatgtccttatttagtgagacagcagacgctgaaatcaccgcgagcgtcacgcacttcagtgtgtgtgataaaggaagtcgcgcttctgctccattcattaacagagacacgcagaacatgcaggattcatatttaaatacactgttctggcttaatatttacagatattagtccttATCGAGATTTGATGAAAGtacaatgacctatttttgattaattcattcaaaatttagcaaattccgtgccattccacgttattaaactgtaaattccatttttatgactggatctTGCAGTGGACACATGCCACTgtgttctctttacgtttgcccgcgccctcaaatcaaaacactgctgactcctggcagtatgcgatttcggacacagcgcttgtgtctccttccgctttgtgggtgacgtaaacacGTTGtctcacattaaaataaatctttgcAAAAGAACCTGacatgagatttaaaataaatcaaaagaggctttgaggcagaggaatttgcctcgatcattttttgtaatcgagttactcgaggaatcgtttcagccctaaaatAAACACTTGATCAATTACAATGTTCTGAGAACAGAATATGAAGTGGAGATTGCTAAACTGTAAGCTAACAGGTGTTTTCAGAAAGCATGTTAATAGTGGAAAAAGATCGCATGCACAGGGTTGCCAGGTAGACAAAGATAAGTGACACACTTTTAAAAgatatttctgtattgcatgATGTTTCGGGGATACCACAATCTCTTTATATCAAGCAACCCTGGTTTTGTTCCTTTGCAGCCAGATTAAACCTTGTTGTAACCTATATATTAAGctctattcattatttttaagaaaCCTTGCACTTTTCTACTCAATTTTAAATGGTGTTCTTGTATTCAAATTAAACATTGTCTACTGCTGTACACGTGCCACAGTATCGATACAGGGCCAGCTGTATCGATATTCGTATgcacaacaccccccccccccatatcaGGGGGAACTATCCTTTTAATCACCTTTTCTCCTGCAAAAGCTAAAAAAGTGTGATACTTGTATTTtagagcaaaacaaaaaaactaaaacaaagagCAAAAAAGTTCTTACTTTGTCAAAATAGATGCGTATAGATCCCACATTTGTCGCTCCTACAGCCGTGAGTGAAAAGAATCCGTGTGTCCACTCCCCACTCAAGACAACACGCTCATTATGGCAGAAAAGTTCCTTGATCCAGCGCGCAACTCCTGGGTTCACTGACATCAGAGAACCTATGATAAACACAAACATATCAGACCACACTCTGTGCTTCAGTTATGTAACTACGCACTGCTCAGTCAGATTAGATTGCTCAGCCATCAGATTAGAAAAAGACTCTTATAACTGAATCATATAAGAACTAAAGTCTCTGTGAATTAATCTTTtaataaaaaagtcattttcagaaAGCAAAGCAAAATACAGAGAGAACACAATGCCGCTGACCTGGGAAGTGGCGTCTGTGTGCCACCCTCCAGTCTGTAGGCGAGTGGAAGCAGTGGTAGTCACCTGGAGCCAGATAAACTACACAGTGAAACAACTCATTCCCCTCTTTAGTGACCAGGGCATCCTGGTAAGTGCCAGGATCATCCTCATCTAAACCTGAAAAGGaataaaacaagataaatataTGAGATAATCATCAATAATGTTTAggaaaacagatttaaaaaacatactggagagtttttttttatatctaattgCATGGCCTTAAAGCTTAGTGTGATTTACCCATGTAGGGCACGGTTCTTGATGAGATCAGATCAGATTTTATGGTTAGACAAAAGTCTTTCAACATTCATATCAACCTGTAATTTCCCTTTGATTTTAGAGGTGCACAACCGTTCAAAAGAATGGGGctagtaatatatataaaacttctcttgaactttctattcaataaAGAAGcctgaaaaaatacataaacgTATCTCTTTTCAAAACTAATACTGATAATACGAAGAAATTTCGAATTGTAATACTACTTAAAAACATTACTCcatttatatatacactcacctaaaggattattaggaacaccggTTCAATTTCTCAATGCAATTATCTAAACCAATCACATGACaattgcttcaatgcatttaggagtgtggtagaatttggcgtaaacagaatgggaacatggatccatcatgccttgttaccactgtgcaggctggtggtggtggtgtaatggtgtgggggatgttttcttggcacactttaggccccttagtgccaattaggaattgtttaaatgccacggcccacctgagcattgtttctgaccatgtccatccctttatgacccccatgtacccatcctctgatggctacttccaggagggtaatgcaccatgtcacaaagcttgaatcatttcaaattggtttcttgaacatgacaatgagttcactgtattaaaatggcccccacagtcaccagatctcaaacccaatagagcatctttgggatgtggtggaacgggagcttcgttcCCTAGATGTGCATCCcaaaaatctccatcaactgcaagatgctatcctatcaatatgggccaacatttctaaagaatgctttcagcaccttgttgaatcaatgtcatgtagaattaaggcagttctgaaggcgaaagggggtcaaacacagtattagtatggtgttcctaataatcctttaggttagTGTATACCATGACAGTAGCGTACTGTAGATTATGCATAGGATACAAAGTCTGACATTAAGCTTTTCCAGGTATTGGTTATATTACGTCACTTGGCACAAAGTCTTACTTCTGTTAGCAGGTAAATTCTCGGTCCAGTTGTGCGGCCCGAGGAACGTTTCCAGAGAGTAGGTCACTCCCTTCACCTGCTCAACCTCACAGTTCTTCACACGCCCAAAATGAAGGATCTTGCCATCAGCTGGACTGAtct of the Carassius gibelio isolate Cgi1373 ecotype wild population from Czech Republic chromosome A5, carGib1.2-hapl.c, whole genome shotgun sequence genome contains:
- the LOC127994701 gene encoding phosphatidylserine decarboxylase proenzyme, mitochondrial isoform X1, which gives rise to MVRCCRSLHSSPSCYNLHRIRVNVRRFRPPGSSAGATAGVNNGGTGGPSQPSHRSRFRLQFPQLALRRRLGQLSCMSRPTVRLRSWPLSFLYYILPFGALKPLARVGWRPTSRVTIYKSIPTRLLSRAWGRLNQVDLPTWLRKPIFRLYIWTFGVNMKEAAIEDLQHYRNLGEFFRRKLKPQVRPVCDSHCVISPADGKILHFGRVKNCEVEQVKGVTYSLETFLGPHNWTENLPANRSLDEDDPGTYQDALVTKEGNELFHCVVYLAPGDYHCFHSPTDWRVAHRRHFPGSLMSVNPGVARWIKELFCHNERVVLSGEWTHGFFSLTAVGATNVGSIRIYFDKELRTNNPRYNKGSFNDFKYASNNSQEGVSMRKGEHLGEFNLGSTIVLLFEAPRDFTFNLKAGQKIHFGEPLGTM
- the LOC127994701 gene encoding phosphatidylserine decarboxylase proenzyme, mitochondrial isoform X4, whose translation is MCQGSLKQQKGPVRSTAGTWLQFPQLALRRRLGQLSCMSRPTVRLRSWPLSFLYYILPFGALKPLARVGWRPTSRVTIYKSIPTRLLSRAWGRLNQVDLPTWLRKPIFRLYIWTFGVNMKEAAIEDLQHYRNLGEFFRRKLKPQVRPVCDSHCVISPADGKILHFGRVKNCEVEQVKGVTYSLETFLGPHNWTENLPANRSLDEDDPGTYQDALVTKEGNELFHCVVYLAPGDYHCFHSPTDWRVAHRRHFPGSLMSVNPGVARWIKELFCHNERVVLSGEWTHGFFSLTAVGATNVGSIRIYFDKELRTNNPRYNKGSFNDFKYASNNSQEGVSMRKGEHLGEFNLGSTIVLLFEAPRDFTFNLKAGQKIHFGEPLGTM
- the LOC127994701 gene encoding phosphatidylserine decarboxylase proenzyme, mitochondrial isoform X5; translation: MDTLRLFSKGFLGLQARVRPLPLLIATGGGYVGYNQYGHYKDRQLEKLGIEVQPRIANGFQVTIYKSIPTRLLSRAWGRLNQVDLPTWLRKPIFRLYIWTFGVNMKEAAIEDLQHYRNLGEFFRRKLKPQVRPVCDSHCVISPADGKILHFGRVKNCEVEQVKGVTYSLETFLGPHNWTENLPANRSLDEDDPGTYQDALVTKEGNELFHCVVYLAPGDYHCFHSPTDWRVAHRRHFPGSLMSVNPGVARWIKELFCHNERVVLSGEWTHGFFSLTAVGATNVGSIRIYFDKELRTNNPRYNKGSFNDFKYASNNSQEGVSMRKGEHLGEFNLGSTIVLLFEAPRDFTFNLKAGQKIHFGEPLGTM
- the LOC127994701 gene encoding phosphatidylserine decarboxylase proenzyme, mitochondrial isoform X2, which gives rise to MAALVRGVFTTRLARTGKNSFLQHSGFGLRRSQQRLFSKGFLGLQARVRPLPLLIATGGGYVGYNQYGHYKDRQLEKLGIEVQPRIANGFQVTIYKSIPTRLLSRAWGRLNQVDLPTWLRKPIFRLYIWTFGVNMKEAAIEDLQHYRNLGEFFRRKLKPQVRPVCDSHCVISPADGKILHFGRVKNCEVEQVKGVTYSLETFLGPHNWTENLPANRSLDEDDPGTYQDALVTKEGNELFHCVVYLAPGDYHCFHSPTDWRVAHRRHFPGSLMSVNPGVARWIKELFCHNERVVLSGEWTHGFFSLTAVGATNVGSIRIYFDKELRTNNPRYNKGSFNDFKYASNNSQEGVSMRKGEHLGEFNLGSTIVLLFEAPRDFTFNLKAGQKIHFGEPLGTM
- the LOC127994701 gene encoding phosphatidylserine decarboxylase proenzyme, mitochondrial isoform X6, encoding MDVLCRLQFPQLALRRRLGQLSCMSRPTVRLRSWPLSFLYYILPFGALKPLARVGWRPTSRVTIYKSIPTRLLSRAWGRLNQVDLPTWLRKPIFRLYIWTFGVNMKEAAIEDLQHYRNLGEFFRRKLKPQVRPVCDSHCVISPADGKILHFGRVKNCEVEQVKGVTYSLETFLGPHNWTENLPANRSLDEDDPGTYQDALVTKEGNELFHCVVYLAPGDYHCFHSPTDWRVAHRRHFPGSLMSVNPGVARWIKELFCHNERVVLSGEWTHGFFSLTAVGATNVGSIRIYFDKELRTNNPRYNKGSFNDFKYASNNSQEGVSMRKGEHLGEFNLGSTIVLLFEAPRDFTFNLKAGQKIHFGEPLGTM
- the LOC127994701 gene encoding phosphatidylserine decarboxylase proenzyme, mitochondrial isoform X7, with the protein product MSRPTVRLRSWPLSFLYYILPFGALKPLARVGWRPTSRVTIYKSIPTRLLSRAWGRLNQVDLPTWLRKPIFRLYIWTFGVNMKEAAIEDLQHYRNLGEFFRRKLKPQVRPVCDSHCVISPADGKILHFGRVKNCEVEQVKGVTYSLETFLGPHNWTENLPANRSLDEDDPGTYQDALVTKEGNELFHCVVYLAPGDYHCFHSPTDWRVAHRRHFPGSLMSVNPGVARWIKELFCHNERVVLSGEWTHGFFSLTAVGATNVGSIRIYFDKELRTNNPRYNKGSFNDFKYASNNSQEGVSMRKGEHLGEFNLGSTIVLLFEAPRDFTFNLKAGQKIHFGEPLGTM
- the LOC127994701 gene encoding phosphatidylserine decarboxylase proenzyme, mitochondrial isoform X3, encoding MLDTINMGTTRIGSWRSSALKCNHVLPMDFRLQFPQLALRRRLGQLSCMSRPTVRLRSWPLSFLYYILPFGALKPLARVGWRPTSRVTIYKSIPTRLLSRAWGRLNQVDLPTWLRKPIFRLYIWTFGVNMKEAAIEDLQHYRNLGEFFRRKLKPQVRPVCDSHCVISPADGKILHFGRVKNCEVEQVKGVTYSLETFLGPHNWTENLPANRSLDEDDPGTYQDALVTKEGNELFHCVVYLAPGDYHCFHSPTDWRVAHRRHFPGSLMSVNPGVARWIKELFCHNERVVLSGEWTHGFFSLTAVGATNVGSIRIYFDKELRTNNPRYNKGSFNDFKYASNNSQEGVSMRKGEHLGEFNLGSTIVLLFEAPRDFTFNLKAGQKIHFGEPLGTM